From the genome of bacterium:
GCGTTCGTTGAGCCCGAACCGGTGGTGGCGCCCGATTTCTCCACTCCTGTATGTCTCCTTTTTTCCTAACAACCAACAACTTGTTTCGTGACGTGAGCCCCGGCGACGTCATCATGACCACGACGATTCTCTACCTCTTCATGTCGACAGGGGCGGGCATGGTCAACCACGGAATGGAGGGCAGCACTTCCGGAACCGCCGACACGACCAAGTTGTTAATGCAATGATTACATGCAAACATGCATATCTCTCATTGCAATTATTTCCACCTTTCTTCCTGGTGATACTGCTTGGCTTTCAAATTCATGGCAGCATTCTTGATTCTGGCAAATTGAGCGACCGATGTTTTCTTTAAGGTCGCGAGTAAATGATCAGGCTCGACGTCGACTCCCAGAATCTCCTTGGCGGAAATCATGGCAATCTTCGTTCCATTTTTCTCGATAAATTCTTCTGCGTCACTCCCTTTACTGGGAGTAAAGGCATGAACTATCCCGGAAGGTAGGGGGGGATTTAAATCAGCATGGACAGTCACCACATTGCAGAACCCAACTGACCTGAGCATTGCCTTCAATGCCTCGAGTGTAGGGGCGCACCAAACAGTAGGGTCTTTGTTGATTTCATCTTCCTCGTAAAATTCAATATAACTACGATTCCCCATCGCTTTATTTTCGGGGGCCAGTAAAGTCTCTAAAATAATCTGGCCCCTGCATATTGCTGACAGCTTTTCAAGCGCAAGCATGGGATTCTGAAGATGATATAAAACCCCTAAGAATAAGATAAGATCGAACTGCCCTGTTACTTTGGAGTCCAGATCAAACATGCTGCTTTGATAAAATTTCACTTTTGAGTTTAACAGCTTATGGGCAACGTGAAAACCATTGGGCGCATCGATGAAAACAGAGCTGAAATCATCAATAGCAA
Proteins encoded in this window:
- a CDS encoding DUF1698 domain-containing protein, coding for MNSVKDEIAKVKFWRHTIELPGGIITPGTQDSIINSKLFQIPKDLTGMRVLDIGCSDGAYSFECEKRGALEVIAIDDFSSVFIDAPNGFHVAHKLLNSKVKFYQSSMFDLDSKVTGQFDLILFLGVLYHLQNPMLALEKLSAICRGQIILETLLAPENKAMGNRSYIEFYEEDEINKDPTVWCAPTLEALKAMLRSVGFCNVVTVHADLNPPLPSGIVHAFTPSKGSDAEEFIEKNGTKIAMISAKEILGVDVEPDHLLATLKKTSVAQFARIKNAAMNLKAKQYHQEERWK